Proteins from one SAR202 cluster bacterium genomic window:
- a CDS encoding chlorite dismutase family protein: MAQNTPSFVRYSFLKAEPEWRRLPALERERGRAEFEAVVEEFAPRMEMHSYSLMGTRGDVDFMLWQISPSLEMLQELWVRAAGTGLGAYLTTPHSFLAMTRPSQYVGGHSHQGQTHHTGSIKPKGDPYLFIYPFWKTHDWYQLASEKRQEIMNQHFTVGHRYPSVKIHTTYAFGLDDPEFVLGFESASPEDFVRLVMELRESTARPYTLRDTPVFTCVKTPLRECLQALG; the protein is encoded by the coding sequence ATGGCGCAAAATACGCCGTCGTTTGTCAGATACAGTTTTTTGAAGGCAGAGCCGGAGTGGCGGCGGCTGCCGGCATTGGAGAGGGAGCGGGGCCGGGCGGAGTTTGAGGCGGTGGTGGAGGAGTTTGCGCCTCGAATGGAGATGCACAGCTACAGCCTGATGGGGACCCGGGGCGACGTGGACTTCATGCTGTGGCAGATATCGCCATCGTTGGAGATGCTGCAGGAGTTGTGGGTGAGGGCGGCGGGAACGGGGCTAGGGGCTTATTTGACGACCCCGCACTCGTTTCTAGCGATGACCCGGCCTTCGCAGTATGTGGGGGGGCACAGCCATCAGGGGCAGACGCATCACACCGGCTCGATTAAACCCAAGGGCGACCCATATCTTTTTATATATCCGTTTTGGAAGACCCACGACTGGTATCAGCTTGCTTCGGAAAAGCGCCAGGAGATAATGAACCAGCACTTTACGGTGGGGCATCGTTACCCATCGGTGAAGATACATACGACGTACGCCTTTGGGCTTGACGATCCGGAGTTTGTGCTGGGTTTCGAGTCGGCCAGTCCGGAGGACTTCGTGAGGCTGGTGATGGAATTGAGGGAATCGACGGCGAGGCCGTATACCCTGAGGGACACGCCGGTGTTTACGTGCGTTAAGACGCCGCTGAGGGAGTGTTTGCAGGCGCTGGGGTAG